From Bordetella flabilis, the proteins below share one genomic window:
- a CDS encoding alpha-D-ribose 1-methylphosphonate 5-phosphate C-P-lyase PhnJ has product MTAVDTTTAAGAADAVQRDPHYNFAYLDESTKRMLRRALLKAVAVPGYQVPFGSREMPLPYGWGTGGIQVTAAIIGAGDVLKVIDQGSDDTTNAINIRRFFARVTGVQTTESTRAATIVQTRHRIPETPLRDGQIMVFQVPIPEPLRWLEPSETETRTMHALAEYGGMHVKLYEDIAQHGHIATTYDYPVVVNERYMMRPSPIPKFDNPKLDGSPALMLFGAGREKRVYAVPPYTTVKSLDFEDHPFTVEKWSACCALCGSRDSYLDEIILDDQGTRNFVCSDTEYCADRRAAGHGATPAEEKTA; this is encoded by the coding sequence ATGACAGCCGTCGATACGACAACCGCGGCCGGCGCCGCCGACGCGGTGCAACGCGACCCGCACTACAACTTCGCCTACCTGGACGAATCGACCAAGCGCATGCTGCGCCGCGCCCTGCTCAAGGCCGTGGCCGTGCCGGGCTACCAGGTGCCGTTCGGCAGCCGCGAAATGCCCCTGCCTTATGGCTGGGGCACGGGCGGCATCCAGGTGACGGCGGCGATCATCGGCGCCGGCGATGTGCTCAAGGTCATCGACCAGGGTTCGGACGATACGACCAACGCCATCAATATCCGCCGCTTCTTCGCCCGCGTCACCGGCGTGCAAACGACCGAATCGACGCGCGCGGCGACCATCGTGCAGACGCGTCACCGCATTCCCGAAACGCCGCTGCGGGATGGCCAGATCATGGTGTTCCAGGTGCCGATTCCCGAGCCGCTGCGCTGGCTCGAGCCGAGCGAAACGGAAACCCGCACCATGCATGCGCTGGCCGAGTACGGCGGCATGCACGTCAAGCTGTACGAGGACATCGCGCAGCACGGGCACATCGCGACGACCTATGACTATCCCGTGGTGGTCAATGAACGCTACATGATGCGGCCTTCGCCGATTCCCAAGTTCGACAATCCCAAGCTGGACGGCAGCCCCGCGTTGATGCTCTTCGGCGCGGGGCGCGAAAAGCGCGTCTACGCCGTGCCTCCCTACACCACGGTCAAGAGCCTGGATTTCGAGGACCACCCGTTCACGGTGGAGAAGTGGAGCGCCTGCTGCGCGTTGTGCGGGTCGCGCGACAGCTACCTTGACGAGATCATCCTGGACGACCAGGGCACGCGCAACTTCGTCTGCTCCGATACCGAATACTGCGCGGACCGCCGGGCCGCCGGCCATGGCGCCACGCCGGCCGAGGAGAAAACGGCATGA
- the phnF gene encoding phosphonate metabolism transcriptional regulator PhnF, which translates to MVERGSGIAVWRQIGEALATEIRNKRYAPGEQLPPEPELAAKFAVNRHTIRRAMGELEQSGLVRIEQGRGTFVQEHAIDYAIGKRTRFSENLGNQGVLGHVQVVDSTTLKAADIAQQLGLPRNATVLRVQLLGKAENRTINVSEHYFDDKRFPGFAEKLTATRSISKTYRQYGIADYTRKWSRITAVLPTEETARLLGQPKTRPILQVEALNIDQDGAPLQYGITRFSGDWVQLMVTDEDR; encoded by the coding sequence ATGGTGGAACGAGGATCGGGCATCGCCGTGTGGCGACAGATCGGCGAAGCCCTGGCGACGGAAATACGCAACAAGCGCTATGCGCCCGGCGAGCAATTGCCGCCGGAGCCGGAACTGGCCGCGAAGTTCGCGGTGAACCGGCACACCATACGGCGCGCCATGGGCGAACTCGAGCAGAGCGGCCTGGTACGCATCGAGCAAGGGCGCGGCACCTTCGTGCAGGAACACGCCATCGACTATGCCATCGGCAAGCGCACCCGCTTTTCCGAAAACCTGGGCAACCAGGGCGTACTGGGGCATGTGCAGGTGGTGGACAGCACGACGCTGAAGGCCGCGGACATCGCGCAGCAACTGGGCCTGCCCCGCAATGCCACCGTGTTGCGCGTGCAACTGCTCGGCAAGGCCGAGAACCGCACCATCAATGTGTCGGAGCACTATTTCGACGACAAGCGCTTCCCCGGCTTCGCCGAGAAACTGACGGCCACGCGCTCGATTTCCAAGACCTACCGCCAGTACGGTATTGCGGACTACACCCGCAAGTGGTCCCGCATCACGGCCGTGCTGCCGACGGAAGAAACCGCGCGGCTGCTGGGCCAGCCCAAGACGCGTCCCATCCTGCAGGTCGAGGCCTTGAACATCGACCAGGATGGTGCGCCGCTGCAATACGGCATCACGCGCTTTTCCGGCGATTGGGTGCAGCTCATGGTCACCGACGAGGACCGATAA
- a CDS encoding alpha-D-ribose 1-methylphosphonate 5-triphosphate diphosphatase, translating into MHSNTSPSPFLPGVTGRRVLTADGLRPARLAFDQGRIAAVQPGDARADHGFDAGDMLVLPGIVDLHGDAFERAIMPRPGVTFPYDGALLDVDRQLLANGITTEFHGVTLSWEGGLRGEPYAVRMFDALTRMQELLGARHCVHLRFETHHVAGVELAQSWIRAGKVGFLALNDHLPSMAKRLGDDRKLLQYAERAECDLDTFQGRIRAAMQSADAVAGAMRDLTECARAAGLEVASHDDRDAATRRYYHQLGCRVAEFPLTQEAAQVARSLADAIVFGAPNVVRGGSHTNAPDATAMIRAGLCDILASDYYYPAPLAAVIKLAEQGVLPLHQAWNLVSRNPARAAGLADRGALDAGMVADAIVVDDSVAGVPRVCAAIVDGQLRYAARHFDHRVERAAA; encoded by the coding sequence ATGCACTCCAACACCTCGCCCTCCCCGTTCCTGCCTGGCGTCACGGGACGCCGCGTCCTGACGGCCGACGGCCTGCGTCCCGCGCGCCTGGCCTTCGACCAGGGACGCATTGCCGCCGTCCAGCCCGGCGACGCGCGCGCGGACCACGGTTTCGACGCCGGCGACATGCTCGTGCTGCCCGGCATCGTCGACCTGCACGGCGACGCATTCGAACGAGCCATCATGCCGCGGCCCGGCGTGACCTTCCCGTACGATGGCGCACTGCTGGACGTCGACCGGCAGTTGCTGGCCAACGGCATCACCACCGAATTCCACGGCGTGACCCTGTCCTGGGAAGGCGGGCTGCGGGGCGAGCCCTATGCGGTGCGCATGTTCGACGCGCTGACGCGGATGCAGGAGCTGCTTGGCGCGCGCCATTGCGTGCACCTGCGCTTCGAAACGCACCACGTCGCGGGTGTCGAACTGGCGCAATCCTGGATACGCGCCGGCAAGGTCGGCTTCCTCGCCTTGAACGACCACCTGCCCAGCATGGCCAAGCGGCTCGGCGACGACCGCAAATTGCTGCAGTACGCCGAGCGCGCCGAATGCGACCTGGATACCTTCCAGGGCCGTATCCGCGCCGCCATGCAGTCCGCCGACGCAGTGGCCGGCGCCATGCGCGACCTGACGGAATGCGCGCGCGCCGCCGGGCTCGAAGTCGCATCGCACGACGATCGCGACGCGGCTACGCGCCGCTACTACCACCAGCTGGGTTGCCGGGTAGCCGAGTTTCCGCTGACGCAGGAAGCGGCTCAGGTGGCGCGCTCGCTGGCGGATGCCATCGTCTTCGGTGCACCCAACGTGGTGCGCGGCGGCAGCCATACGAACGCGCCGGACGCCACCGCGATGATACGCGCGGGATTGTGCGACATCCTCGCGTCGGACTACTACTATCCGGCGCCGCTGGCGGCCGTCATCAAGCTCGCCGAACAAGGCGTGCTGCCGCTGCACCAGGCCTGGAACCTGGTGTCGCGCAATCCGGCGCGCGCCGCCGGGCTGGCCGACCGGGGCGCGCTCGATGCCGGCATGGTGGCCGACGCCATTGTCGTGGACGACAGCGTTGCGGGCGTGCCGCGCGTGTGCGCCGCCATCGTCGATGGGCAGCTGCGCTATGCGGCCCGGCACTTCGACCACCGCGTCGAACGCGCTGCCGCCTGA
- the phnE gene encoding phosphonate ABC transporter, permease protein PhnE: MSTTLSTARPAPQAPKGSLPTLLAWALVIAVLAASWKGADMRPMDLFRDSGNMAQFARDFFPPDFRDWRMYLEEMLVTVQIAIWGTFLAVVLAVPMSLLCSSNIVPAWVYQPVRRVMDACRAINEMVFAMLFIVAVGLGPFAGVLALWVHTLGVLAKLFSEAVEAIDPRPVEGVRATGAGAIEEIVFGVIPQVLPLWISYSLYRFESNVRSASVVGIVGAGGIGMVLWEIIRSFQYGQTCAVMIIIVLFVIATDVLSSRIRKIFI; encoded by the coding sequence ATGAGCACCACCCTGTCAACGGCGCGGCCCGCGCCGCAAGCGCCGAAGGGCTCGCTGCCCACCCTGCTGGCCTGGGCCCTCGTCATCGCCGTGCTGGCCGCGTCCTGGAAGGGCGCGGACATGCGCCCCATGGACTTGTTCCGCGATTCCGGCAACATGGCGCAGTTCGCGCGCGACTTCTTTCCGCCTGACTTCCGCGATTGGCGGATGTACCTGGAGGAAATGCTGGTCACGGTGCAGATCGCCATCTGGGGCACGTTCCTGGCTGTGGTGCTGGCCGTGCCGATGAGCCTGCTGTGTTCGTCCAACATTGTGCCGGCGTGGGTGTACCAGCCCGTGCGGCGCGTGATGGACGCCTGCCGCGCGATCAATGAAATGGTTTTCGCCATGCTGTTCATCGTGGCGGTGGGCCTGGGCCCATTCGCCGGCGTGCTGGCCTTGTGGGTCCATACGCTGGGCGTGCTGGCCAAGCTGTTCTCCGAGGCCGTGGAGGCGATCGATCCGCGGCCGGTGGAGGGCGTGCGCGCGACGGGGGCCGGCGCGATCGAGGAAATCGTCTTCGGCGTCATTCCGCAAGTGCTGCCGCTGTGGATTTCGTATTCCCTGTACCGGTTCGAATCCAATGTGCGGTCGGCCTCGGTGGTGGGCATCGTGGGCGCGGGAGGGATCGGCATGGTGCTGTGGGAAATCATCCGCAGCTTCCAGTACGGGCAGACCTGCGCGGTGATGATCATCATCGTGCTGTTCGTGATCGCCACGGACGTGCTGTCTTCCCGTATACGCAAGATATTCATTTGA
- the phnN gene encoding phosphonate metabolism protein/1,5-bisphosphokinase (PRPP-forming) PhnN: protein MSVPPIPLVYVMGASGSGKDTLLRHVRASTGTEDRILVAHRYITRPSGADEASVALTPEEFDRRVGMGCFALHWRSHGLAYGVGLEIDAWMAAGITVLVNGSRAYLPQAWARYPGLCAVQITVDTDTLRRRLAGRGREGEAAIQERLARATADFDLPAGCDVITLDNSVAPEQAAAALLAVARRRRGATRA, encoded by the coding sequence ATGAGCGTGCCGCCGATACCTTTGGTCTATGTAATGGGCGCGTCGGGCAGCGGCAAGGACACGTTGTTGCGGCACGTGCGCGCGAGCACCGGTACGGAGGACCGCATCCTGGTGGCGCATCGCTACATCACCCGTCCCAGCGGCGCGGACGAAGCGTCTGTCGCCCTGACGCCGGAGGAGTTCGACCGGCGCGTCGGCATGGGATGCTTCGCGTTGCATTGGCGCAGCCACGGGCTGGCCTACGGCGTGGGGTTGGAGATCGACGCCTGGATGGCCGCCGGCATCACAGTGCTGGTCAATGGATCGCGGGCCTATCTGCCCCAGGCATGGGCCCGCTACCCCGGATTGTGCGCGGTGCAGATCACCGTCGATACGGACACCCTGCGCCGTCGCCTGGCGGGACGCGGACGCGAGGGCGAAGCAGCCATCCAGGAACGACTTGCGCGCGCCACGGCCGACTTCGACCTGCCGGCCGGATGCGACGTCATCACGCTGGACAACAGCGTCGCCCCGGAACAGGCTGCGGCCGCCCTGCTCGCCGTGGCGCGGCGCCGGCGGGGGGCCACGCGGGCCTGA
- the phnK gene encoding phosphonate C-P lyase system protein PhnK, whose protein sequence is MTAPTPLLSVRDMTHTWDGIHGCRDISFDLYPGEVLCVVGESGSGKSTLLQAVSWQCAPQAGSVRYDMRGEGPVDLAGLSSARRRLLARTDWGFVRQNPRDGLRMQVSAGANIAERLMAVGQRHYGELREVAGNWLDKMEIDVGRLDDAPAAFSGGMQQRLQIARNLVTHPRVVFMDEPTASLDVSVQARLLDLLRRLVSDLGLAAIVVTHDLAVARLLAHRTLVMRDGRVVESGLTDQILDDPQHPYTQLLVSSILQS, encoded by the coding sequence ATGACTGCCCCGACGCCCTTGCTTTCCGTGCGCGACATGACGCACACCTGGGACGGCATCCATGGCTGCCGCGATATCAGCTTCGACCTTTATCCCGGCGAAGTGCTTTGCGTGGTCGGCGAGTCCGGCTCGGGCAAGAGCACGCTGCTGCAGGCGGTGTCGTGGCAGTGCGCGCCCCAGGCGGGCAGCGTGCGCTACGACATGCGCGGCGAAGGCCCGGTCGACCTGGCCGGGCTTTCGAGCGCGAGGCGGCGCCTGCTGGCCCGCACCGACTGGGGCTTCGTGCGCCAGAACCCGCGCGACGGCCTGCGCATGCAGGTCAGCGCCGGCGCCAATATCGCCGAGCGGCTGATGGCCGTGGGGCAGCGCCACTACGGCGAGCTGCGCGAGGTCGCGGGCAACTGGCTGGACAAGATGGAGATCGACGTGGGCCGCCTGGACGACGCGCCCGCCGCGTTTTCGGGCGGCATGCAGCAGCGCCTGCAGATCGCCCGCAACCTGGTCACGCATCCCCGCGTGGTGTTCATGGACGAGCCCACCGCCTCGCTGGACGTGTCCGTGCAGGCGCGGCTGCTGGACCTGCTGCGGCGGCTGGTGTCCGATCTGGGACTGGCGGCGATCGTCGTCACGCACGATCTTGCCGTGGCGCGGCTGCTGGCGCATCGCACGCTGGTGATGCGCGATGGCCGTGTCGTCGAAAGCGGGCTGACCGACCAGATCCTGGACGACCCGCAACACCCTTATACACAACTGCTGGTTTCGTCCATTCTTCAGAGCTGA
- the phnH gene encoding phosphonate C-P lyase system protein PhnH, whose amino-acid sequence MNTSLAAPRATTSRAATLLPGFADPVAGAQATFRTALQALANPGLIQTIAGDCGVPAGLSHGMTALLLTLADVDTAVWLPQTTDAAVRSFLRFHCGCPLVDDPAQARFVAMPAGGAAPPLDACDPGDPAYPDRSATLLIEVASLDEGQPLTLSGPGIPGTRPLRATGLPADFWTQWAANHRRFPLGVDVVLIQGDRVCGLPRTTRVEN is encoded by the coding sequence ATGAATACTTCCCTTGCCGCGCCCCGCGCGACCACCAGCCGCGCGGCGACGCTGCTGCCCGGATTCGCAGACCCGGTCGCGGGCGCCCAGGCGACGTTTCGTACCGCCTTGCAGGCCCTGGCCAATCCCGGGCTGATCCAGACGATCGCTGGCGATTGCGGCGTGCCGGCCGGCCTGTCGCATGGGATGACGGCGTTGCTGCTGACGCTGGCGGACGTCGACACGGCCGTGTGGCTGCCGCAGACGACGGACGCGGCCGTGCGCAGCTTCCTGCGCTTTCATTGCGGTTGCCCGCTGGTGGACGATCCCGCGCAGGCGCGCTTCGTGGCCATGCCCGCCGGCGGCGCGGCGCCGCCGCTGGATGCCTGCGACCCCGGCGATCCCGCCTATCCGGACCGTTCGGCGACATTGCTGATCGAGGTGGCATCGCTCGATGAGGGACAGCCGCTCACGCTGTCCGGTCCCGGCATTCCCGGCACGCGCCCGCTGCGCGCGACCGGGCTGCCGGCGGATTTCTGGACCCAATGGGCGGCCAATCATCGGCGCTTCCCTTTGGGCGTGGACGTGGTGCTGATCCAGGGCGATCGCGTGTGCGGCCTGCCGCGCACGACACGGGTGGAGAACTGA
- the phnG gene encoding phosphonate C-P lyase system protein PhnG has product MNSDASEHPRAARAAWMRVMALADPAELERAYAALGELPGYRKLRAAETGMAMVRGRAGGTGAQFNLGEVSVTRCAVAFDDGVVGTAYVRGRAPRHAEHAAVLDGLLQMEAWRPRVHAAVIAPLARSHADKVAARAAIAGQTRVDFFTMVRGEN; this is encoded by the coding sequence ATGAATTCCGATGCCAGCGAACACCCCCGGGCGGCGCGCGCCGCATGGATGCGCGTGATGGCCCTGGCCGATCCGGCGGAACTGGAGCGCGCCTATGCCGCCCTGGGCGAACTGCCCGGGTACCGCAAGCTGCGCGCGGCGGAAACAGGCATGGCGATGGTGCGCGGACGCGCGGGCGGCACGGGTGCACAGTTCAACCTGGGCGAAGTGTCCGTCACGCGTTGCGCCGTGGCCTTCGACGACGGCGTGGTCGGTACGGCCTATGTGCGGGGCCGCGCGCCGCGTCATGCAGAACACGCCGCGGTCCTGGACGGCCTGCTGCAGATGGAGGCCTGGCGTCCCCGGGTGCATGCCGCCGTCATCGCGCCGCTGGCGCGGTCGCATGCGGACAAGGTTGCCGCCCGCGCCGCCATCGCCGGCCAGACACGGGTCGACTTCTTCACTATGGTGCGCGGAGAGAACTGA
- a CDS encoding phosphonate degradation HD-domain oxygenase, with translation MSEALTLERIESLFEGYGSAYYGREAITQTEHALQCAALAEQAGESAAMIAASLLHDVGHLVMAESALEDKRHQEVGARLLDDMLGENVVAPVRLHVPAKRYLCAVDSAYWSTLSQASKDSLALQGGPFTAQEVEAFERLPFFAEAVRLRKYDDMAKVPGAVTPPLRHYLGLLEAIAA, from the coding sequence ATGTCGGAAGCATTGACGCTGGAACGCATCGAAAGCCTGTTCGAAGGCTACGGCAGCGCCTACTACGGCCGCGAGGCCATTACGCAGACGGAGCACGCGCTGCAGTGCGCGGCGCTGGCCGAGCAGGCCGGCGAATCGGCCGCGATGATCGCGGCCAGCCTGCTGCACGATGTCGGCCATCTGGTCATGGCGGAAAGCGCGCTGGAGGACAAGCGGCACCAGGAGGTAGGCGCGCGGCTGCTGGACGATATGCTGGGTGAGAACGTGGTGGCGCCGGTGCGCCTGCACGTGCCGGCCAAGCGCTATCTATGTGCGGTCGATTCGGCATACTGGTCGACGCTCTCGCAGGCGTCCAAGGACTCGCTGGCATTGCAGGGCGGACCCTTCACGGCACAGGAAGTGGAGGCCTTCGAGCGTCTTCCATTCTTCGCGGAGGCGGTGCGACTGCGCAAGTACGACGACATGGCCAAGGTGCCGGGGGCGGTGACGCCGCCCCTGCGGCATTACCTGGGCCTGCTCGAGGCGATCGCCGCCTGA
- a CDS encoding serine hydrolase domain-containing protein, whose product MESPNDLKQTVDRLFAPLIGSSANPEKGKSVGILVGVTLQGTRFHFAYGDVGLHQGSGSVPYPEMVVFIGSNSKVVTATLLALSAIKSGTAANLDTPVASLLPGNTRIDQTCGEILLWHLATHSAGFPDGPCGPRSGLGNYPFTSMRGFLDTYTQPYAPGQTWFYSNQGFALLGVLMSHALTGSGASSDWDGSYKNWANLAVNDIARPLGMANTQVDYRKVLGKVVQGYTYTDRGGPAYNKIDPPDWVMSSAGLGAGALSATLDDMLQFLEAQCSPPGSELGQAILYTQQPCPSDNELSMGLGWQLSNGYLDKNGGVAGYETYMAFDPSNQIGVFAFGNTSGGTGGDNITQHGRLLLGALRGTPADRSKFPKPTDNPACPG is encoded by the coding sequence ATGGAAAGTCCGAATGATCTGAAGCAAACCGTCGATCGCCTTTTCGCACCGCTGATCGGCTCGTCCGCCAACCCCGAAAAAGGCAAATCCGTCGGCATCCTGGTCGGTGTGACGCTGCAGGGCACGCGCTTCCACTTCGCCTACGGCGATGTGGGCCTGCACCAGGGCAGCGGCAGCGTGCCCTACCCGGAGATGGTGGTCTTCATCGGGTCGAACAGCAAGGTGGTGACCGCCACGCTGCTGGCCCTGTCGGCGATCAAGAGCGGCACGGCGGCGAACCTCGACACCCCCGTGGCCAGCCTGCTGCCCGGCAACACACGCATCGACCAGACCTGCGGCGAGATCCTCCTGTGGCACCTCGCGACCCACAGCGCGGGGTTTCCCGATGGCCCGTGCGGCCCGCGTTCCGGGCTGGGCAACTATCCCTTCACATCGATGAGGGGCTTCCTGGACACCTATACGCAGCCCTACGCGCCGGGCCAGACGTGGTTCTACAGCAACCAGGGATTCGCCCTGCTGGGCGTGCTGATGTCGCACGCGCTGACGGGCAGCGGCGCCAGCAGCGATTGGGACGGCAGCTACAAGAACTGGGCCAACCTGGCGGTGAATGACATCGCCCGGCCGCTGGGCATGGCCAACACCCAGGTGGACTACCGGAAGGTGCTCGGCAAGGTGGTGCAGGGCTATACCTACACCGACCGCGGCGGGCCGGCCTATAACAAGATCGATCCGCCCGATTGGGTGATGAGCTCGGCCGGGCTTGGTGCGGGCGCCTTGTCCGCCACGCTCGACGACATGCTGCAGTTCCTGGAGGCGCAGTGCAGCCCGCCCGGCAGCGAGCTGGGCCAGGCCATCCTGTACACCCAGCAACCCTGCCCCAGCGACAACGAGCTGTCCATGGGACTGGGCTGGCAGCTCTCCAACGGCTATCTGGACAAGAACGGCGGCGTGGCCGGCTATGAAACCTACATGGCCTTCGATCCGAGCAACCAGATCGGGGTTTTCGCCTTCGGCAATACCAGCGGCGGCACTGGGGGCGACAACATCACGCAGCATGGACGCCTGCTGCTGGGCGCATTGCGCGGCACGCCCGCCGACCGGTCGAAGTTTCCCAAACCGACGGACAACCCCGCCTGCCCGGGTTGA
- a CDS encoding carbon-phosphorus lyase complex subunit PhnI, with the protein MYVAVKGGERAILNSYRMLDTYRRGDPAVPALTLTQIREQMPLAVSRVMAEGSLYDPHLAALALKQAAGDTIEAVFLLRAYRTTLSRFGYTQPLDTGRMQLQRRISSTFKDVPGGQVLGPTYDYTQRLLDFSLEDDVPAAPLDPAAEPVATSMPRVTDLLRRESLVEDDPIPPGDPAPFDLTRQPLEFPATRASRLQNLARADEGYLLSMGYSTQRGYGNTHPFAAEIRYGTVEVEMFIEELGFSVTIGEIEVTECQMVSQFAGSAQEGPRFTRGYGLVFGYGERKAMSMALVDRALRAAELGEAADAPANDHEFVLYHSDNVEASGFVQHLKLPHHVDFQANLELVRRMRAERARAAAQAAAAAGGDAPAQPSADTAPHPTLDEAIAS; encoded by the coding sequence ATGTACGTTGCCGTAAAGGGTGGAGAGCGCGCCATCCTCAATTCCTATCGCATGCTCGACACATACCGCCGCGGCGATCCCGCGGTGCCGGCCCTGACGCTGACGCAAATACGGGAACAGATGCCACTGGCCGTTTCGCGCGTCATGGCGGAAGGCTCGCTTTACGATCCGCACCTGGCGGCGCTCGCGCTCAAGCAGGCCGCCGGCGACACCATCGAGGCGGTGTTCCTGCTGCGCGCCTACCGCACCACGCTGTCGCGCTTCGGCTATACGCAGCCTCTGGATACCGGCCGCATGCAGTTGCAGCGCCGCATCTCGTCGACCTTCAAGGATGTCCCGGGCGGCCAGGTACTGGGACCGACCTACGACTATACGCAGCGGCTGCTCGATTTCAGCCTGGAAGACGACGTGCCGGCCGCGCCGCTGGACCCGGCGGCCGAACCCGTGGCGACCAGCATGCCCCGCGTCACGGACCTGCTGCGGCGCGAATCGCTGGTGGAGGACGACCCTATCCCGCCGGGGGACCCCGCACCTTTCGACCTGACGCGCCAGCCGCTGGAGTTTCCCGCCACGCGCGCCTCGCGCCTGCAGAACCTGGCGCGGGCCGACGAGGGCTATCTGCTGTCCATGGGTTACTCGACCCAGCGCGGCTACGGCAACACGCACCCGTTCGCGGCGGAGATCCGCTATGGCACGGTGGAGGTCGAGATGTTCATCGAGGAACTGGGCTTCAGCGTCACGATCGGCGAGATCGAAGTGACCGAATGCCAGATGGTGAGCCAGTTCGCCGGCAGCGCCCAGGAAGGTCCGCGCTTCACGCGTGGCTACGGGCTGGTCTTCGGCTACGGCGAACGCAAGGCCATGTCGATGGCCCTGGTGGACCGGGCGCTGCGCGCCGCGGAACTTGGCGAAGCGGCCGACGCGCCGGCCAACGACCATGAATTCGTGCTGTATCACAGCGACAACGTGGAGGCATCGGGCTTCGTGCAGCACCTGAAGCTGCCGCACCATGTCGACTTCCAGGCCAACCTGGAGCTGGTGCGGCGCATGCGCGCCGAGCGCGCCCGCGCGGCGGCACAGGCCGCGGCGGCCGCCGGCGGCGACGCCCCCGCGCAGCCCTCGGCCGATACGGCTCCCCACCCCACTCTGGACGAGGCCATCGCATCATGA
- a CDS encoding DUF1045 domain-containing protein — protein MPQAYRYAAYLAPTGPWRDLGRTWLGRCEETGQRIARGRDDDPRLDAWTDAPRHYGLHATLKPPFRLRAGTTVRALDAAMRTVARTQSPFSVTLTLRALRGFLAWCLTDNATDHARIRALADRTVRDLDAYRAPPTAAELARRHPARLTPAQQQMLAQWGYPYVFDTYTFHITLTGQLGDTELRHAQELLTARAGDALAGSMPVQAISLYVQPAADTPFIVARHYGFDGTTVDAAGACYLQDDAP, from the coding sequence ATGCCGCAAGCCTATCGCTACGCCGCCTACCTGGCGCCCACGGGCCCCTGGCGCGACCTGGGACGAACCTGGCTGGGCCGTTGCGAGGAAACCGGCCAGCGCATCGCCCGCGGCCGGGACGACGATCCACGCCTCGATGCCTGGACCGACGCGCCGCGCCACTACGGCTTGCACGCCACCCTGAAACCGCCGTTCCGGTTGCGTGCGGGCACCACGGTGCGCGCGCTGGACGCCGCGATGCGCACGGTGGCGCGCACCCAGTCGCCTTTTTCCGTGACGCTGACCCTGCGCGCGCTGCGCGGTTTCCTGGCCTGGTGCCTGACCGATAACGCCACCGACCATGCGCGCATCCGCGCCCTGGCGGACCGCACGGTCCGCGACCTGGATGCCTATCGCGCGCCCCCGACCGCCGCCGAACTGGCGCGCCGGCATCCGGCCCGCCTGACGCCGGCGCAACAGCAGATGCTCGCGCAATGGGGCTACCCGTATGTCTTCGATACGTACACCTTCCACATCACGCTGACCGGCCAGCTCGGCGACACGGAACTACGGCATGCGCAAGAACTGCTGACCGCCCGCGCCGGCGATGCCCTGGCCGGCAGCATGCCGGTGCAGGCCATCAGCCTGTACGTGCAACCCGCGGCGGATACGCCTTTCATCGTCGCCCGCCACTACGGCTTCGACGGCACGACGGTCGACGCCGCCGGCGCCTGCTACCTGCAAGACGACGCGCCATGA